One part of the Cellvibrionales bacterium genome encodes these proteins:
- the msrA gene encoding peptide-methionine (S)-S-oxide reductase MsrA, with the protein MPSPNEALPGRNALMPVPAHHAVLGAPMQPPFPRGYQLAMFGMGCFWGAEKKYWQLAGVYTTAVGYAGGFTPNPLYEEVCSGLTGHNEVVQVVFDPATISFEQLLTVFWQGHNPTLGMRQGNDIGTQYRSGIYCFDASQLQAALASAEKYQQALNEVGAGQISTEILSAPSFYFAEPYHQQYLTKNPTGYCPNITYQATGLPSFPS; encoded by the coding sequence ATGCCATCGCCAAACGAAGCGCTGCCAGGGCGTAACGCGCTGATGCCGGTGCCTGCGCACCACGCAGTTTTAGGCGCGCCCATGCAGCCACCTTTCCCGCGAGGCTACCAACTGGCCATGTTTGGCATGGGTTGCTTCTGGGGCGCGGAGAAGAAGTATTGGCAACTGGCTGGCGTTTACACCACGGCGGTGGGCTATGCCGGTGGCTTCACGCCCAATCCGTTGTACGAGGAAGTGTGCAGCGGGTTGACTGGGCATAACGAAGTGGTGCAAGTGGTGTTTGATCCGGCAACCATTAGCTTTGAGCAACTGCTGACTGTGTTTTGGCAGGGGCATAACCCAACCTTGGGTATGCGACAGGGCAATGACATCGGCACGCAGTACCGCTCAGGGATTTACTGCTTCGATGCCAGCCAACTGCAAGCGGCACTGGCGAGTGCAGAAAAATATCAGCAGGCTTTGAATGAGGTTGGCGCAGGGCAGATCTCCACGGAGATTCTGAGCGCGCCGTCGTTCTATTTTGCCGAGCCTTACCACCAGCAATATCTGACCAAAAATCCTACCGGCTACTGCCCCAATATCACTTATCAGGCTACGGGGCTGCCGAGCTTCCCATCCTGA
- a CDS encoding phytanoyl-CoA dioxygenase family protein, whose translation MTAAAPFTLTRQQKNFFDTFGYLVIPGLLKNCIEEVSTVFNQLFEHNPEEVVDWRHEAHYMKSRRFLLQFIERRPELSALLEHPVIDGIFCDLLGTDYLYRASDGNIFTGDTYWHSDLYGAFFKYRHVKILLYLEPLDANNGGFRAIPGSHLFGDKFANLCERYVWKHEQHLGLEKDDVPSISIPTQPGDALVFDYRLKHATNHTQADRRMMSICASQRFADEDLPELARLTQMYLDMAGGGGIYHPRFTEHATPAQRQHMTQCLEAFQYIQDGKLGSPVA comes from the coding sequence ATGACCGCCGCCGCACCGTTCACATTGACCCGCCAACAAAAAAACTTCTTCGATACATTTGGTTATCTAGTGATTCCAGGTTTGCTGAAAAATTGCATTGAAGAGGTATCCACGGTCTTCAACCAACTGTTTGAGCACAACCCTGAAGAAGTGGTGGATTGGCGGCACGAAGCGCATTACATGAAATCGCGCCGTTTTTTATTGCAATTTATTGAGCGCCGCCCAGAGTTGTCCGCCCTGCTAGAACACCCTGTTATTGACGGTATTTTTTGCGACCTGTTGGGCACGGATTATCTCTACCGCGCCAGCGACGGCAATATCTTCACTGGCGATACCTACTGGCACTCCGATTTGTACGGTGCATTCTTCAAATATCGCCATGTAAAAATTTTGCTGTATTTAGAGCCGCTGGATGCCAATAACGGCGGCTTTCGCGCCATCCCTGGCAGCCATTTATTTGGCGATAAATTCGCCAATTTATGTGAGCGCTATGTGTGGAAACACGAGCAGCACCTCGGGCTAGAAAAAGACGATGTACCTAGCATCAGCATCCCCACCCAACCCGGCGATGCCTTGGTGTTTGACTACCGCCTCAAACATGCGACCAATCACACACAAGCTGATCGCAGGATGATGAGCATTTGCGCCTCGCAGCGTTTTGCGGATGAAGATCTGCCTGAACTCGCTAGATTGACCCAAATGTATCTCGATATGGCCGGTGGCGGCGGTATCTACCACCCTCGCTTTACCGAACACGCCACCCCAGCCCAGCGCCAACACATGACGCAATGTTTGGAAGCCTTTCAATACATTCAGGATGGGAAGCTCGGCAGCCCCGTAGCCTGA